One stretch of Prunus persica cultivar Lovell chromosome G1, Prunus_persica_NCBIv2, whole genome shotgun sequence DNA includes these proteins:
- the LOC18790114 gene encoding transcription factor WER: MEAENEYKKGLWTKEEDRVLLDYVTVHGSGRWNRIPKLTGLKRNGKSCRLRWLNYLSPNVKRGDFSEEEEDLIIRLHNLLGNRWSLIAGRVPGRTDNQVKNYWNTRLCKKLGFKKQTPKPLASSSSETPKAPDSNTKQSCSCGTGSTVKDMEALQNDQNPLLDDIVAAEDSNSNEEIQWMTEHCAESLSYSDGHNLISWGMLEFLQGHPLELLYQNFELS; this comes from the exons ATGGAAGCAGAAAATGAGTACAAGAAAGGGCTGTGGACAAAGGAGGAGGATAGGGTTCTGCTAGACTACGTAACCGTACATGGAAGTGGCCGCTGGAATCGCATTCCTAAGCTCACCG gttTAAAGAGGAATGGAAAGAGCTGCAGATTGAGGTGGCTCAACTATCTGAGCCCAAATGTGAAACGCGGAGATTTttctgaggaagaagaggaccTCATCATCAGACTTCATAATCTCCTTGGCAACAG GTGGTCTCTGATTGCGGGGCGTGTACCAGGAAGAACTGACAACCAAGTCAAGAACTACTGGAACACTCGTTTGTGCAAGAAGCTTGGCTTCAAAAAGCAAACTCCAAAACCTCTTGCTTCCTCCTCCTCTGAAACTCCAAAAGCCCCGGACTCAAATACTAAGCAGTCTTGCAGCTGCGGCACCGGCAGCACTGTCAAAGACATGGAAGCTCTGCAAAATGACCAAAACCCATTGTTGGATGATATTGTTGCAGCTGaggattcaaattcaaatgaagAAATACAATGGATGACCGAGCATTGCGCAGAGTCGCTTTCTTATTCTGATGGTCATAATTTGATTAGCTGGGGCATGTTGGAATTTCTACAAGGGCACCCTCTTGAACTTTTGtaccaaaattttgagttGAGTTAA
- the LOC18792497 gene encoding 2-methylene-furan-3-one reductase: MLATTSTLSSTASQLTPLSSLSPNPFSVKFSFTFRENKNRIAVPTSLKSQRCQLSALPALRVSASSQSAPTSVEASKVSALPSEMKAWVYGEYGGVDVLKFDTKVAVPELLEDQVLVKVVAAALNPVDFKRRQGKFQNTDSPLPTVPGYDVAGVVVKVGSKVKDFKEGDEVYGDINEKALEGPKKSGSLAEYTAVEERLLALKPKNLDFVQAAALPLAIETAYEGLERTGFSAGKSLLVLNGAGGVGSLVIQLAKHVFGASRVAATSSTGKLELLKSLGADLAIDYTKENFEELPEKFDVVYDAIGQCDKAVKVVKEGGSVVALTGAVTPPGFRFVVTSNGAVLKKLNPYLESGKVKAVIDPKGPFPFSKLVEAFSYLETNRATGKVVIHPIQ, encoded by the exons ATGCTAGCAACCACTTCCACGCTCAGCTCCACTGCTTCTCAACTCACACCCTTAAGCTCTCTATCCCCAAACCCATTTTCTGTCAAATTTTCCTTCACTTTCCGAGAAAATAAGAACAGAATCGCAGTACCCACAAGCTTGAAATCCCAAAGATGCCAGCTTTCTGCTCTTCCTGCTCTGAGAGTGTCTGCTAGTTCCCAATCTGCCCCTACTTCCGTTGAGGCGTCAAAGGTCTCGGCTTTGCCGTCGGAGATGAAGGCGTGGGTATATGGGGAATATGGGGGTGttgatgttttgaaatttgatacCAAAGTTGCGGTGCCTGAGTTGCTGGAGGACCAGGTTTTGGTAAAGGTTGTGGCTGCGGCTCTTAACCCAGTCGATTTCAAGAGAAGGCAGGGCAAGTTCCAGAACACTGACTCTCCTCTTCcg ACTGTTCCGGGATATGATGTTGCCGGTGTGGTGGTAAAAGTTGGCAGTAAAGTAAAGGACTTTAAAGAGGGGGATGAAGTGTACGGAGACATAAATGAGAAAGCTTTGGAGGGGCCTAAAAAATCTGGCTCTCTTGCTGAGTACACTGCAGTTGAAGAGAGGTTATTGGCGTTGAAGCCTAAGAATCTGGATTTTGTTCAGGCTGCTGCGCTTCCTCTTGCAATCGAGACTGCTTACGAGGGTCTCGAAAGGACTGGGTTTTCTGCTGGTAAATCTTTGCTTGTTTTGAATGGTGCTGGTGGAGTTGGAAGCCTGGTGATTCAG CTAGCAAAACATGTATTTGGAGCTTCAAGAGTGGCGGCCACTTCGAGCACCGGAAAATTGGAGTTGTTGAAGAGCTTGGGTGCTGATCTAGCCATTGACTACACAAAGGAGAATTTCGAAGAATTGCCAGAGAAATTTGATGTTGTATATGATGCaattg GTCAATGTGATAAAGCAGTGAAGGTGGTGAAGGAAGGGGGCAGTGTAGTGGCCCTAACAGGCGCGGTAACACCTCCAGGCTTCAGATTTGTAGTGACTTCTAATGGAGCTGTTTTGAAGAAACTAAATCCATATTTAGAGAGTGGGAAGGTGAAGGCAGTGATAGATCCCAAAGGGCCCTTCCCTTTCTCTAAGCTTGTTGAGGCCTTCTCTTACCTTGAAACCAATCGGGCCACTGGAAAGGTAGTTATACATCCAATTCAATGA